From a single Sinomonas atrocyanea genomic region:
- a CDS encoding TetR/AcrR family transcriptional regulator: MESPDSREASTQAAPRRRGRPPSPVLSRGKITTAALAVVARVGYEGLTMAALAHELRTAPSALYNHVKSKDEVLNWVQDDVCETIDTSGFGAGPWDLALTRWAYSYREAFAPHPPLIPIIAVFPVAGAPHTLAMYERVAAGLRDGGWPEDMVVDVIVAVESFVLGSAMDVSAPEGIFDVGDRPELAPTFAAAVSARPARGAASADTAFGLGLSALVAGLRGTLAAVRATRG, from the coding sequence ATGGAATCCCCCGACTCCCGCGAGGCGTCCACTCAGGCCGCGCCGCGCCGCCGCGGCCGTCCCCCGAGCCCTGTCCTCTCGCGGGGGAAGATCACGACGGCGGCGCTCGCCGTCGTCGCCCGGGTCGGCTACGAGGGGCTCACCATGGCAGCCCTTGCCCACGAGCTCAGGACCGCGCCGTCCGCGCTCTACAACCACGTGAAGTCCAAGGACGAGGTCCTCAACTGGGTCCAGGACGACGTCTGCGAGACGATCGACACTTCCGGCTTCGGCGCGGGTCCCTGGGACCTGGCGCTGACGCGGTGGGCCTACTCGTACCGCGAGGCCTTCGCGCCGCATCCCCCGCTCATCCCGATCATCGCGGTCTTCCCGGTGGCCGGCGCCCCGCACACCCTCGCGATGTACGAGCGCGTGGCTGCGGGGCTCCGCGATGGCGGATGGCCCGAGGACATGGTCGTCGATGTGATCGTTGCGGTCGAGTCGTTCGTCCTCGGTTCTGCCATGGATGTTTCGGCCCCGGAGGGGATCTTTGACGTCGGCGATCGCCCTGAGCTCGCGCCCACCTTCGCGGCTGCTGTTTCCGCGCGTCCGGCGAGGGGTGCCGCCTCGGCTGACACCGCCTTCGGCCTGGGGCTCAGCGCACTCGTCGCTGGTCTCCGGGGCACGCTGGCGGCGGTGCGCGCCACACGCGGCTGA
- a CDS encoding nitrilase-related carbon-nitrogen hydrolase yields MHEILALQPPVSWARTETDAPRRAPLRVGVVQHRWHEDPAATEAELEEGIRRAAARGAAVVFLPELTLSRYPADTLPGYTPSSIAEDLETGRTLAFARRAAAAHGICVHASLYRRGAAGGPLGYNTAILVAPDGRLLAATDKLHIPVTEGYYEDRFFRPGPEAGSPYPVHSPAELGGARLGLPTCWDEWFPELARAYSLAGAEILAYPTAIGSEPGHPDFDTEPLWRQVIVGNGIANGTFMVVPNRWGAEGLVTFYGSSFISDPYGRILARAPREGSAVLVADLDLDARRDWLTLFPFLTTRRPDTYAALTAPVDPAHPFGTTGRPGSPEPAPHSGGTHDGGDAPASSGSPAVRSPAVPSAAGTQQLEGARA; encoded by the coding sequence ATGCACGAGATCCTTGCCCTGCAGCCCCCGGTGTCGTGGGCCCGCACGGAAACGGACGCTCCGAGGCGCGCTCCCCTGCGCGTCGGCGTCGTCCAGCACCGCTGGCACGAGGACCCCGCGGCGACCGAGGCCGAGCTCGAGGAGGGCATCCGCCGCGCTGCCGCCCGCGGAGCAGCGGTCGTCTTCCTCCCCGAGCTCACGCTCTCCCGCTACCCGGCGGACACGCTGCCCGGCTACACGCCCAGCAGCATCGCCGAGGACCTCGAGACCGGCCGCACGCTCGCGTTCGCCCGCCGCGCCGCCGCCGCCCACGGCATCTGCGTCCACGCCAGCCTGTACCGCAGGGGCGCCGCAGGGGGCCCCCTCGGCTACAACACCGCGATCCTCGTGGCCCCCGACGGCAGGCTCCTCGCCGCCACGGACAAGCTCCACATCCCGGTGACCGAGGGCTACTACGAGGACAGGTTCTTCCGCCCCGGCCCCGAAGCGGGCAGCCCGTACCCCGTCCACTCCCCCGCCGAGCTCGGCGGGGCCCGCCTCGGCCTGCCGACGTGCTGGGACGAATGGTTCCCCGAGCTCGCCCGCGCCTACTCGCTCGCGGGCGCGGAGATCCTCGCCTACCCCACCGCGATCGGCTCCGAGCCCGGTCACCCCGACTTCGACACGGAACCGCTGTGGCGGCAGGTGATCGTGGGCAACGGGATCGCCAACGGCACGTTCATGGTGGTCCCGAACCGCTGGGGCGCCGAGGGCCTCGTGACCTTCTACGGCTCGTCCTTCATCTCGGACCCGTACGGCCGGATCCTGGCCCGCGCCCCGCGCGAGGGCTCGGCCGTGCTCGTCGCGGACCTCGACCTCGACGCGCGCCGCGACTGGCTCACCCTCTTCCCGTTCCTCACCACCCGCCGCCCGGACACCTACGCCGCGCTCACCGCGCCCGTGGACCCCGCGCACCCGTTCGGCACCACCGGCCGGCCCGGCTCGCCCGAGCCAGCACCCCACTCCGGCGGGACGCACGACGGCGGCGACGCACCGGCGTCGTCCGGCTCACCGGCGGTCCGCTCACCGGCGGTCCCCTCGGCAGCAGGAACGCAGCAGCTCGAAGGGGCGCGCGCATGA
- a CDS encoding agmatine deiminase family protein, producing the protein MSWRMPAETDPHERLWMAWPSGGYTLGETAEDAHEARAAWAAVAHAARRYEPVTMVVRPEDRAIAEAYLDPRVGLLEAALDDAWIRDMGPSFVLGTPTGGTPGDGGPADGGPARLGAVDWVFNGWGQQDWASWEDDARIGGTVAQTAGAELVPSSLVNEGGGIQVDGRGTVLLTETVQLDPGRNPGATKAQVEAELERTIGARHAVWLPRGLTRDSERFGTRGHVDLVAAIPSPGTLLVHVQHSPEHPDHEVTGQILEVLHASRTADGTPWTIIEVPAPAQLHDGEGWVDYSYINHVAVNGGLVACTFNDPHDEKALRILADAYRGRHVSAVDARIIFSRGGGIHCITQQQPATPAHA; encoded by the coding sequence ATGAGCTGGCGGATGCCCGCGGAGACCGACCCGCACGAGCGGCTGTGGATGGCCTGGCCCTCCGGCGGATACACGCTCGGCGAGACGGCCGAGGACGCCCACGAGGCGCGCGCGGCCTGGGCCGCCGTGGCCCACGCCGCGCGCCGCTACGAGCCCGTGACCATGGTGGTCCGGCCCGAGGACCGCGCGATCGCCGAGGCGTACCTCGACCCGCGGGTCGGCCTGCTGGAGGCGGCCCTCGACGACGCCTGGATCCGGGACATGGGCCCGAGCTTCGTCCTCGGCACCCCCACAGGCGGCACCCCCGGAGATGGCGGCCCCGCAGATGGCGGCCCCGCCCGCCTCGGCGCCGTCGACTGGGTGTTCAACGGCTGGGGCCAGCAGGACTGGGCCTCGTGGGAGGACGACGCCCGGATCGGCGGCACGGTCGCCCAGACCGCGGGCGCAGAGCTCGTCCCGAGCAGCCTCGTGAACGAGGGCGGCGGGATCCAGGTCGACGGGCGCGGCACGGTCCTGCTCACCGAGACCGTCCAGCTCGACCCGGGCCGCAACCCGGGCGCCACGAAGGCCCAGGTCGAGGCCGAGCTCGAGCGCACCATCGGCGCACGCCACGCCGTCTGGCTCCCCCGCGGCCTCACGCGGGACTCGGAGCGCTTCGGCACGCGGGGCCACGTGGACCTGGTCGCGGCGATCCCGAGCCCGGGCACCCTCCTGGTCCATGTCCAGCACAGCCCCGAGCACCCGGACCACGAGGTCACGGGCCAGATCCTCGAGGTCCTGCACGCCTCGCGCACCGCGGACGGGACGCCGTGGACCATCATCGAGGTCCCGGCCCCGGCCCAGCTGCACGACGGCGAGGGCTGGGTCGACTACAGCTACATCAACCACGTGGCCGTCAACGGCGGCCTCGTGGCCTGCACCTTCAACGACCCGCACGACGAGAAGGCGCTGCGCATCCTCGCCGACGCCTACCGCGGCCGGCACGTGAGCGCGGTCGACGCGCGGATCATCTTCTCCCGCGGGGGCGGGATCCACTGCATCACCCAGCAGCAGCCGGCCACCCCGGCGCACGCCTGA
- a CDS encoding APC family permease: MSQNSSTLKRSLGLWAIVGLGLGYMTPTTVFDTFGIVSGETNGVVPLAYLVALVAMVFTAISYGRMTRFFPSAGSAYTYTSETMHPNVGFLVGWASLLDYLLLPLVNAVIVRIYMESFFPDVPSWIWVVAYVVIITAMNLWSMNSTSKINGILVVFEIVLIGAFVVLAWNALAHGTGTGAVFSSAPLFHGGVDASAVISGATVVCFSFIGFDAITMYTEEAKDATTVPKAIVLALLIGGTIFFIAAWFGQSVFPTLDGFDNTDDTLPEMALKVGGELFKVLFTSAAFAATVASSLASHASVSRMIYVMGRNGRGPVSRFFSFVHPRFRTPSFAVLFVGAVSLLAIPFTLEFISSMINFGALIAFTFVNLTVVVFFVLRKKEIRTPKEILVNIVLPVVGMVLTGVLWANLQMDALMYGAIWLGIGAVCLLVITRGFRRTVNVSMNEEDAVELEHLAGPRV; encoded by the coding sequence ATGTCCCAGAACTCCTCCACGCTCAAGCGGTCGCTGGGCCTGTGGGCCATCGTCGGCCTCGGCCTCGGGTACATGACCCCGACCACTGTCTTCGACACGTTCGGCATCGTCTCCGGCGAGACCAACGGCGTGGTCCCGCTGGCCTACCTCGTGGCACTCGTCGCGATGGTCTTCACCGCGATCAGCTACGGCCGCATGACCCGCTTCTTCCCCTCGGCCGGCTCGGCCTACACGTACACGTCCGAGACCATGCACCCCAACGTGGGCTTCCTCGTCGGCTGGGCGTCCCTGCTCGACTACCTCCTCCTGCCGCTCGTGAACGCCGTGATCGTGCGCATCTACATGGAGTCCTTCTTCCCGGACGTGCCCTCGTGGATCTGGGTGGTGGCCTACGTGGTCATCATCACCGCGATGAACCTGTGGAGCATGAACTCGACCTCGAAGATCAACGGCATCCTCGTGGTCTTCGAGATCGTGCTGATCGGCGCCTTCGTGGTCCTGGCCTGGAACGCCCTCGCCCACGGCACCGGCACCGGCGCGGTGTTCAGCTCGGCCCCGCTCTTCCACGGCGGCGTGGACGCCTCCGCGGTCATCAGCGGCGCGACCGTGGTGTGCTTCTCCTTCATCGGCTTCGACGCGATCACGATGTACACGGAGGAGGCCAAGGACGCCACCACCGTGCCGAAGGCGATCGTCTTGGCCCTGCTGATCGGCGGGACCATCTTCTTCATCGCCGCCTGGTTCGGCCAGTCGGTGTTCCCCACGCTGGACGGCTTCGACAACACCGACGACACCCTGCCCGAGATGGCGCTCAAGGTCGGCGGCGAGCTGTTCAAGGTCCTCTTCACCTCGGCCGCCTTCGCCGCGACGGTGGCCTCGAGCCTCGCCTCGCACGCCTCGGTGTCCCGCATGATCTACGTGATGGGCCGCAACGGCCGCGGCCCCGTCTCGCGGTTCTTCTCCTTCGTCCACCCGCGGTTCCGCACCCCGTCCTTCGCGGTGCTGTTCGTCGGCGCCGTCTCCCTCCTCGCGATCCCGTTCACGCTCGAGTTCATCTCCTCGATGATCAACTTCGGCGCGCTCATCGCCTTCACGTTCGTGAACCTGACCGTGGTGGTGTTCTTCGTGCTGCGCAAGAAGGAGATCCGCACGCCGAAGGAGATCCTGGTCAACATCGTGCTGCCCGTGGTCGGCATGGTGCTGACCGGCGTCCTGTGGGCGAACCTGCAGATGGACGCGCTGATGTACGGGGCCATCTGGCTCGGGATCGGCGCCGTGTGCCTGCTCGTGATCACCCGCGGCTTCCGCCGCACGGTCAACGTGAGCATGAACGAGGAGGACGCCGTGGAGCTCGAGCACCTCGCCGGCCCCCGCGTCTGA
- a CDS encoding pyridoxal-phosphate-dependent aminotransferase family protein — protein MREILPFRYLFGPGPGNAYPEVMAALSFPVIGHLDPAFIERLDRVSAGLREVWGTANARTWPVSATGSGGMEAAFVNFVEPGDPVVVAVNGLFGERMCEVARRCGAEVVRVDHEWGQPVDAERVLAAHPSPKIIAAVHAETSTGVRSDIAALGAGKGDALLLADAVTSIGGLELLADEWGVDIGYAGTQKCLGVPPGLSPFTVSERAFERRVREPRSWYFDIGLLGGYVGAAQGRTRTYHHTAPVTMIAGLEAGLDRILAEGLPTVWARHEAAADALREGLEDMGLELFAAEGSRLPSLTTVRVPDGVSSARVRRILLEQYSIEIGAGVGEFADTVWRIGLMGPNANPASVTLVLGALGEAIGAVR, from the coding sequence ATGAGGGAGATCCTGCCGTTCCGCTACCTGTTCGGACCCGGCCCGGGGAACGCATACCCGGAGGTCATGGCCGCGCTCTCGTTCCCCGTGATCGGGCACCTGGACCCGGCGTTCATCGAGCGGCTGGACCGCGTCTCGGCCGGGCTGCGCGAGGTGTGGGGCACGGCGAACGCGCGCACATGGCCCGTCTCGGCCACCGGCTCGGGCGGCATGGAGGCGGCGTTCGTGAACTTCGTCGAGCCGGGCGACCCGGTGGTCGTGGCGGTCAACGGGCTCTTCGGCGAGCGGATGTGCGAGGTGGCCCGGCGCTGTGGGGCCGAGGTGGTGCGCGTGGACCACGAGTGGGGGCAGCCGGTCGACGCCGAGCGCGTCCTCGCCGCCCACCCGTCGCCGAAGATCATCGCGGCCGTGCACGCCGAGACGTCCACGGGCGTCCGCTCCGACATCGCCGCCCTCGGGGCAGGCAAGGGGGACGCGCTCCTGCTGGCCGACGCCGTGACGTCGATCGGCGGCCTCGAGCTCCTCGCGGACGAGTGGGGCGTCGACATCGGCTACGCGGGCACCCAGAAGTGCCTCGGCGTCCCGCCCGGCCTGTCCCCGTTCACCGTCTCCGAGCGCGCGTTCGAGCGGCGGGTCCGCGAGCCGCGCTCCTGGTACTTCGACATCGGCCTGCTCGGCGGGTACGTCGGCGCCGCCCAGGGCCGCACCCGGACCTACCATCACACCGCGCCGGTGACCATGATCGCCGGGCTCGAGGCCGGGCTCGACCGGATCCTCGCCGAGGGGCTGCCCACCGTGTGGGCCCGCCACGAGGCCGCCGCGGACGCCCTGCGCGAGGGGCTCGAGGACATGGGACTGGAGCTGTTCGCCGCCGAGGGCAGCCGCCTGCCGAGCCTGACCACCGTGCGCGTCCCGGACGGCGTCTCCTCCGCGCGCGTGCGCCGGATCCTCCTCGAGCAGTACTCGATCGAGATCGGTGCCGGGGTGGGCGAGTTCGCCGACACCGTCTGGCGGATCGGGCTCATGGGCCCCAACGCCAACCCTGCCTCGGTGACGCTCGTCCTCGGCGCGCTGGGCGAGGCGATCGGCGCCGTGCGCTGA
- a CDS encoding GNAT family N-acetyltransferase, with product MRPAVPGDLAAVNAVVRAAGRPDWAAAALAPRPDRIAVVALAGGALADGELAGPAQADGRLLGCAKTHVYPAPDGGAPAGHYLGGIVVHPAARRRGAGRALTEARLAWIWERADAAYCITNARNAASIALHVGLGFRQVASGASFQGVTFDGGRGLVLEARRPASCAGP from the coding sequence GTGCGCCCCGCCGTCCCGGGCGACCTTGCGGCCGTGAATGCCGTGGTCCGCGCCGCGGGGCGCCCCGACTGGGCGGCCGCCGCCCTCGCCCCGCGGCCGGACCGGATCGCCGTCGTGGCGCTGGCAGGCGGGGCACTGGCCGACGGCGAGCTGGCCGGCCCGGCGCAGGCCGACGGCCGGCTGCTCGGCTGCGCCAAGACCCACGTCTACCCCGCGCCGGACGGCGGGGCGCCGGCCGGCCACTACCTCGGCGGCATCGTGGTCCACCCCGCCGCCCGACGCCGCGGAGCCGGGCGCGCGCTCACCGAGGCCCGGCTGGCCTGGATCTGGGAGCGCGCCGACGCCGCCTACTGCATCACGAACGCGCGCAACGCGGCCTCGATCGCGCTGCACGTGGGCCTGGGGTTCCGCCAGGTCGCCTCGGGCGCCTCGTTCCAGGGGGTGACGTTCGACGGCGGCCGCGGCCTCGTGCTCGAGGCGCGGCGGCCGGCGTCGTGCGCCGGACCGTGA
- a CDS encoding GTP cyclohydrolase II, which produces MSAGAQVRTRVRVPLRLAGGFAVTADVFTFRDLVDGREHLLLGLGDWEGALQRAGEGGEPPLVRPHSECLTGDVLGSERCDCGPQLREAVERISAAGGFLLYLRQEGRGIGLYEKLDAYALQDQGLDTYAANRALGRGEDERDYEAAAQMLQALGSTRIRLLSNNPDKALQLEALGIQVAEQVPTAVHLSASNVRYLKAKRDHTFHTLDLAAAGDVEVDSA; this is translated from the coding sequence ATGTCAGCTGGAGCACAGGTGCGCACGCGGGTGCGAGTGCCGCTCAGGTTAGCCGGCGGGTTCGCCGTCACGGCGGACGTCTTCACGTTCCGCGACCTCGTGGACGGCCGCGAGCACCTCCTGCTCGGCCTCGGCGACTGGGAGGGCGCGCTGCAGCGGGCGGGCGAGGGCGGCGAGCCCCCGCTCGTGCGGCCCCACAGCGAATGCCTCACCGGGGATGTGCTCGGCTCCGAGCGGTGCGACTGCGGGCCCCAGCTGCGCGAGGCCGTGGAGCGGATCTCCGCGGCCGGCGGGTTCCTGCTCTACCTCCGGCAGGAGGGTCGGGGGATCGGGCTGTACGAGAAGCTGGACGCCTACGCCCTCCAGGACCAGGGGCTCGACACCTACGCCGCCAACCGGGCCCTCGGCCGCGGCGAGGACGAGCGCGACTACGAGGCCGCCGCCCAGATGCTCCAGGCGCTGGGCTCCACGCGCATCAGGCTCCTGAGCAACAACCCGGACAAGGCCCTCCAGCTCGAGGCGCTCGGAATCCAGGTGGCCGAGCAGGTGCCCACCGCGGTGCATCTCTCCGCGAGCAACGTCCGCTACCTCAAGGCCAAGCGCGACCACACCTTCCACACCCTTGACCTCGCCGCGGCCGGCGACGTCGAGGTGGACTCCGCCTAG
- a CDS encoding GNAT family N-acetyltransferase codes for MQTHPKLTIRLVPWSNPVGRDLRAAQQAELDARYGHNEHEAGDPPSAADTAVFLVAYERATGQPLGCGGLRWVERTTAEVKRVYVLPYARGAGIASSILVALEAEAYAAGVTLMLAEAGSAQPDGKMFYEASGYRRIANFGPYADLADSVCYAKPVMTPVRVHAVTA; via the coding sequence ATGCAGACCCACCCCAAGCTGACGATCCGGCTGGTCCCGTGGTCCAACCCCGTGGGACGCGACCTGCGCGCCGCCCAGCAGGCGGAGCTCGACGCCCGCTACGGCCACAACGAGCACGAGGCGGGGGACCCGCCGTCGGCCGCGGACACTGCCGTGTTCCTCGTCGCCTACGAGCGGGCCACGGGCCAGCCGCTGGGCTGCGGCGGCCTGCGGTGGGTCGAGCGCACCACGGCCGAGGTCAAGCGGGTCTATGTGCTCCCCTACGCACGGGGGGCGGGGATCGCGAGCTCGATCCTCGTGGCGCTCGAGGCCGAGGCCTATGCGGCGGGCGTGACGCTCATGCTCGCCGAGGCCGGGTCCGCCCAGCCCGACGGGAAGATGTTCTACGAGGCGTCCGGCTACCGCCGCATCGCGAACTTCGGCCCGTACGCGGACCTGGCGGACTCGGTCTGCTACGCCAAGCCGGTCATGACCCCGGTGCGGGTGCACGCGGTCACGGCGTGA
- a CDS encoding FUSC family protein — MFSIGPARQDHQAALRVAAGLFIPLIALVVLGRLDLAIFASFGAFAGIYGRNEPHRARIVAQVRAGLLMLAVILAATLTARLSPGDLVSPWTIVAGTTIVASACTVVVGYWRLRPAGSLFHIFAYAAIASVPHQPPLGPAMLTAAGTVVLCLLIGLSSRVHPAHRTPLTWGAVRAAWRVRLGAEERRALWLESLGYLVAAAVAGVVATIVGQLLGFGHNYWAMVAAVVPLVGHTTRHRVARGLQRVLGTVVGLTVLAAIVALRPEAWAMVLLIAACQFGAEMLIARQYFLAQVCVTPLALMSTLLVVRVDPLDLLHDRFIDTVIGAAVGVAVVLAPSAWRRLRSRPVTP, encoded by the coding sequence CTGTTCAGCATCGGGCCGGCGCGTCAGGACCACCAGGCGGCGCTCCGGGTCGCGGCAGGGCTGTTCATCCCGCTCATCGCCCTCGTGGTGCTGGGCCGGCTCGATCTGGCGATCTTCGCGAGCTTCGGCGCGTTCGCCGGGATCTACGGGCGCAACGAGCCGCACCGGGCGCGGATCGTGGCGCAGGTCCGCGCGGGCCTGCTCATGCTGGCCGTGATCCTCGCGGCCACGCTCACCGCCCGGCTGAGCCCCGGCGACCTCGTGAGCCCGTGGACCATCGTGGCCGGCACCACCATCGTGGCCTCGGCGTGCACCGTGGTGGTGGGCTACTGGAGACTGCGGCCGGCCGGTTCGCTGTTCCACATCTTCGCCTACGCGGCGATCGCCTCGGTCCCGCATCAGCCCCCGCTCGGACCGGCCATGCTCACGGCCGCCGGGACGGTGGTGCTCTGCCTGCTCATCGGCCTCTCGTCCCGCGTCCACCCCGCGCACCGCACGCCGCTCACGTGGGGCGCGGTCCGCGCCGCGTGGCGGGTGCGGCTCGGTGCCGAGGAGCGCCGGGCCCTGTGGCTCGAGTCGCTCGGCTACCTGGTCGCGGCGGCGGTCGCGGGGGTGGTCGCCACGATCGTGGGGCAGCTGCTCGGGTTCGGGCACAACTACTGGGCGATGGTCGCCGCTGTCGTGCCGCTCGTGGGCCACACGACCCGGCACCGCGTGGCCCGGGGCCTGCAGCGTGTCCTCGGCACGGTGGTGGGCCTCACGGTGCTCGCCGCGATCGTGGCGCTCCGTCCCGAGGCGTGGGCGATGGTCCTGCTCATCGCCGCCTGCCAGTTCGGGGCCGAGATGCTCATCGCCCGGCAGTACTTCCTGGCCCAGGTGTGCGTTACCCCGCTCGCCCTCATGTCCACGCTCCTCGTGGTGCGCGTGGACCCGCTGGACCTGCTGCACGACCGCTTCATCGACACGGTGATCGGCGCGGCGGTCGGCGTGGCCGTGGTGCTGGCTCCCAGTGCCTGGCGGCGGTTGCGGAGCCGGCCCGTCACGCCGTGA
- the rlmN gene encoding 23S rRNA (adenine(2503)-C(2))-methyltransferase RlmN: MTSPTRPTNPESQPAARTAPLRAQERPQVLPTAEGWEQQRTAEGRPLLQFASPRVKQPPQHFADLSLEDRQAKVKELGLPAFRAKQLSTHYFQHWTTDPAAMSDLPKAGREELVGELFPPLLTEVRRLKTDDGNTIKFLWRLFDGALVESVLMRYPGRITLCVSSQAGCGMNCPFCATGQAGLTRNMSTAEIVDQVVAANRLIAAGELGVKEHDDERVTNIVFMGMGEPLANYKRVMAAVHRFVDPVPMGLGMSARNITVSTVGLVPAIRKLADEDLPVTFALSLHAPDDELRDELIPVNNRWKVDEALDAAHDYYVKTGRRVSIEYALIKDMNDHAWRAALLAKKLNQRGRGWVHVNPIPLNPTPGSIWTSSERHVQEEFIETLRAAGVPTTLRDTRGKEIDGACGQLAAAE, from the coding sequence ATGACTTCCCCGACGCGACCCACGAACCCGGAAAGCCAGCCCGCCGCCAGGACTGCACCATTGCGCGCCCAGGAGCGCCCCCAGGTGCTGCCCACGGCCGAGGGCTGGGAGCAGCAGCGCACCGCCGAGGGCCGCCCGCTGCTCCAGTTCGCCTCCCCCCGCGTCAAGCAGCCCCCGCAGCACTTCGCGGACCTGAGCCTCGAGGACCGCCAGGCCAAGGTCAAGGAGCTGGGCCTGCCCGCGTTCCGCGCCAAGCAGCTCTCCACCCACTACTTCCAGCACTGGACCACGGATCCCGCGGCCATGAGCGACCTGCCCAAGGCCGGCCGCGAGGAGCTCGTCGGGGAGCTGTTCCCGCCGCTGCTGACCGAGGTCCGCCGCCTCAAGACGGACGACGGCAACACCATCAAGTTCCTCTGGCGCCTCTTCGACGGCGCCCTCGTCGAGTCCGTCCTCATGCGCTACCCGGGCCGCATCACCCTGTGCGTGTCGAGCCAGGCCGGTTGCGGCATGAACTGCCCGTTCTGCGCCACGGGCCAGGCCGGCCTGACCCGCAACATGTCCACCGCAGAGATCGTGGACCAGGTCGTGGCCGCCAACCGGCTCATCGCGGCCGGCGAGCTGGGCGTGAAGGAGCACGACGACGAGCGCGTCACCAACATCGTCTTCATGGGCATGGGCGAGCCGCTGGCCAACTACAAGCGCGTCATGGCTGCCGTGCACCGCTTCGTGGACCCGGTCCCGATGGGCCTGGGCATGAGCGCCCGCAACATCACCGTCTCGACGGTGGGGCTCGTCCCGGCGATCCGCAAGCTCGCCGACGAGGACCTGCCCGTCACCTTCGCCCTCTCCCTCCACGCGCCCGACGACGAGCTCCGCGACGAGCTCATCCCCGTCAACAACCGCTGGAAGGTCGACGAGGCCCTCGACGCCGCGCACGACTACTACGTCAAGACCGGCCGCCGCGTGAGCATCGAGTACGCGCTCATCAAGGACATGAACGACCACGCCTGGCGCGCGGCGCTCCTGGCCAAGAAGCTCAACCAGCGCGGCCGCGGCTGGGTCCACGTGAACCCCATCCCGCTCAACCCGACCCCCGGTTCGATCTGGACCTCCTCCGAGCGCCACGTGCAGGAGGAGTTCATCGAGACCCTCCGCGCCGCGGGCGTCCCCACGACCCTGCGCGACACGCGCGGCAAGGAGATCGACGGCGCGTGCGGCCAGCTTGCTGCCGCGGAGTAG